cgcgctatctcagagtaaacaGGAGAAGTTAGATGTAAAATTCGAAGGACTAGAAATAGAACAAGTAAGAGACTATCAGTACATAAGAGAGAAAtttcaagaaaaacaaaaataactgcATTCAAATCAATATATAGCCCTGTATTAACTTTTGGATGCGAATTAAAGTTATTAACAGCTTGgtactttttttatatttaaaaaacagcAATTCATTTAACAATTTTCCACCCAAAACAAAGTTTTGAACTTTCTAATTGTCTGCAAATTGCAAAAGAATTAAGTATATAAAGAGGAGAATGGTTTCATATTTTTCTtagttatttttctttgtttcagtttttcatactaattttttttctaaaactaacTTTCCATTTCTTCTcatctatttatttatatatttatttaatgaaaGTACAAATGTTACTTGTAACAAATGCCAAATATACAATTACACCCCTGAGCAAAGGCTATGTGGgtcaaattagaaaaaatatataatacaaaaactaatataattactttgacacattaaaaattttgaataagaaGATGAGGTTCAACTGTACTTACAAACAATCTGTCTTTAAACTAGACTATTAAACATACAATAGTGTTCAAATTAATTGAACTGTGTTTGACTGCATAAGATTTGAATTCAGTGATCATTGATACATGCTTCTACAACTACCAGTTCATGATTTGATTTAGTATTGGTGAATGTATAGCCTATAAGTGTTTTTGTATTACTTGTGACTATAGTAGGTATATTTTGATTTACAGAGAAAAAAGCATTAACATTTAGAAGCACTTCATAATCATTTTTTGGTTTGGTACTTGATAGATGGTCCACATTAATATCACCCCTAATCCAACATGCTCATTCAAGCTCATTCAACATGTCAAGTTTGTCTTTTACAGTAGCataaaattcattttatctatgcttaataataatgtcaataaaataaaaaataaataatgccTCACTGTGAATAGATATGCATGAATTTGATACACAGgatattacattttctttaattttaggtGATGTTAGTGCATGTATCCTCAATTTCGAAGAATGCTGCTGATGAAAAGTTAAGACAATCACTGCGAAGGTTTGGGGAGCTACATCCACCACCTTCTGCAGTTGTTTTAATTTCTAGTGATATAAATTTTGCAGCAGACCTTGCTGACTTGAGGTATAGAAGGAAAATCAGGGTTATTTTAGTACATAATGTTAATATAGCAGATGCTCTAATATTGTGTGCAAATGAGCATCATTTATTTTGTCAATTGATGAAAGATATACCAGCTTGTACAACAAAGGTAAGcactttttcttttacttttagtTTTTTCCACCCTATATACATATACAATTACAAATTGTTTTTCCCCCAGACATTTttagatagatataaataaatataaggttgaatgctcgaataaatgaactttgatcagataaaaggcatatatcgagcacagtttaatttaatcttgcccaagtactttcgatccctagatcatcttcaggggcatttcgtcaattgtggtctatccggcaagaacaagatgtcataaacatataaatgtacattacactacactacaaatggacaaacaaacactttaaaatatttagaatgattctcattctgtctccggcttccgcaagtaatgtagcctttcttaaataattttaaagtgtttgttttgtccatttgtagtgtagtgtaatgtacatttatatgttatgacatcttgttcttgccggataggccacaattgacgaaatgcccctgaagatgatctagggatcaaaagtacttgggcaagattaaattaaactgtgctcgatatatgccttttatctgatcaaagttcatttttAGATAtgtttctttttttagtttttcagtcCAGGTCCTGTGTATGTAACTGTTACAAATTTACCGAAACATGTGGAACATCTAAGGATTAGGAACCGATTAAAAGTTATAGTGGAAAATTGTGGTGGGAAAATATTTAATGTGAAGTCCATTGATGGAACAGCAACTGTGAAGTATACTACTTTAGATAATGCAACCAGgttagtatttttttgatttataaTTCAAGTGAATTAGATATGAGAAATGAATTTGAACAGTGATTCTTCAAACTTTGAAAGAAATTGCTTTTTGTAGTATGTAATTGCATGCCATATAGTTGAGtgtcactgttaaaatgtttaaacTATGACCATGTTGTTCTAATGTTTGAATTTAGATTCTTCTTATTGTTTTAATATAAGTGAAtaacagtggcggctggtgtgttaaaattttgggtaggccaaacCAGCAAATTACaaatagctatgtgtaatcagtggcggatccagagggaggggtgacagggtcatgaccccccccccctacaaatatttgaaaacccacttatcctattggtggtaagactaaaagtgaccttgcatcagagaaaagtaatcaccctcaagatccatgacctcccAAAAAAAATTCTGTAGCTGACAGTGTgtgtaatacaatttttttttttgagagtgggaatcttttatttttttgaattttacgattttttttttaaatttatttgggcaaccgtgcacttgtttgcaactgtattacaattcgataattacgttacaagtgacaaggATGATcggcgtaggcccgatcgtctggtgcctaacagcaagcataaacacgacaatataattgttgtccggcaagctgcttaacttcaaacgctttttgtacggggatcttatatGAGCTGGGTCGGagagttccgatcgggcctattaatgatatttaatatgtTCGATGGTACTGTCGGATAACTTTCTATAACGTTGAGGTGACCCGATAAGATGTGGGTGGGTAGTTTTACTATGTCGTTTATGGGAAATGTGGTATtttctaaacattttttaaaacattgatTGTCTATTCGAGTTGATATTGATATATATTGTGTTTTAAaggtgtttttgaaaaaaaagtttacttttattgtcaataaaatatttattttaattttatgaagtttattgcgggcggcagttagTTATATTATTGCGGGGccgtttaaaaaggtatttatttatagccacgtccggacaaaaacgtaaaaaaacacgtttttcaattttattttctctcgttataaccaaatttgcctcgctatagagggttatagttcaatagaaattttacgggacatctaatgtacctcgttataagcgaaacctcgtaataaccgtgttggTTATAGAGGCAGTATACTGTAATAaaatagttgttttaacggatgCTAATGTAttaagtgatttagtacatttaaaacttatttacatgcattaacataatttttgaatatatgtttttcaattttaaagctctttaaACTATTGGGTAGGCcaggcctatcctgcctacccccaaaaacCGCCACTGGTGAATAACAATCTGGaatttttcttgttttaaaattggttcaaaatagttaaaaatgaCTAAATGGAAAAAtatgaacaattttttttataaattacttaaCGCTCTAAATCTTAGGTAATTATGTACAGGGTACGGCAGATAAActgccaattagaaatatctcgagaactaaaggtAAGGAAATCACGAAAATTGGAATGAAGGGGTTTTGAGGAGTGATCTATTTATTGCTTATTAACTATTAGCTATAAGTTGCTTAtataactttcttttttttttttaatgggacaccctgtatattttttaattttagaaatattcacgttattctgaacattttttgttaatacttcccTATTCCTATTGTTaaccgtttttgagttataatggtttttatatgaaaattacacttttctaccatgtatataaagttcaatatcctcCAATGTAATTTGAATATAAGTTTAAATTCCTTAGGAACTTGTTAACTAGATACAGCATTACCGTTTACAGtgtaaagttgcctttttcattatacagggttgtgtcaaaattggcataaaactggcatcctaaattttcgcttaattcctttttttcaaatgggacaccctgtgtGTGATTCATTATATTGTTTTTCACTATCGATCTGAATTAGTATTCCCTATACCTCTCTCTTGCAGTTctcaaataaattaactttatacatttttgtcacaaaattttttttttcatagactATGTTGTGTTAATTTACAACTTTCATATTGTGAGTTAAacagtaaacaattaaaaaaatgttatcaaaGAAAATAGGCACTAgcttattaatgtaataaatgttcaaaatgttaccCATCAACATCCAATCATTTATGAACTTTTCTAATCAGATTTTCATTAGTAGCTCTTGAAATTGAAGGGCCAAGTGGaagaaggtgttatgtaacattttttttaaaacttagTTTTGTCTTGGAGGAATGTTTTAAGTACCTATTTATCATAAATCGTTATTTCTTTAACTCTATCTAGCATATGAACAGCAATACACAAACGCATAAGGTGTTAAGTgcagtaaaattattaatagataCTGGAATAAGGAGTCATGGGCACATAACGCCTTCTTCCATTCATAAGCCACGCAGTTTATTATACATTGGAAATGCAACACTGTTTCCTCCTTCCGTCACCTGATGTCTCGAGGTCATAATAAACGTTAAGTACAACAGAAACTATTCTCGTCATTCCTCTAGTGAATTCAGTCGACTATCGATGAGtaatttttaacataatttcTCTCGCTTAGAAGGAATTATTTGGTtgctaaataaatatttatattacaaaCATATTGGCGAGATATTTATCGTTTGAACAAAAATATGTCTCAACGTGGAAAAAGGTTGGTTGAAAAGGCGCAAGCACAATAtgctgatttaaattattattctttaaatACCAGTAATGGCAATGAAATAGAAGGtacgtatttttttaattattataaattaaattattgtaaataaataagagTGATTATTGTAGATaacgaaatttaatttttagttgacACTCGCCACATATTACCTGATAAAGAACAGGTTTCAGATTTACCAATGACACATATGTATGGATCAAGTGGCAGTGAATATGTTTCCTGTAAAGGAGTGCCAAAAGGGGTGGAAATGGAGCAAAAATCCATAAATAAAGAAGATAGAGATTTGATTTCTtcaaatattaatattgaaaataagatggaaggtaattattttttaattttgtggaaGCATGAATTGTtcaattttaaatactttaagTTCTAATACTGGTACTTTTTAGTTGACACTCAACAAATATCTGATGATGATTGGGTTCTACATTCACCTGCGTCATGTTTATTTGAATCAAGTGGCAGTGAATATGTTCCAGGTGAAGAGGAATCCAGTGACGATGGTGACAGTGTAAAATTGGCAAGTATTGGAGTAAGTAGTCGGGAAAATACTGAACAGGGAGTGGGAAATCTTGAAGCAGAAGAGAATATTACAAACGTAAGCTTAGAAGAGGCCAGTTCAACGAATAATCTTCAGACATTATCTGTAGAGGCAACAAACACCGctgaaaagataaaaaaaaaatttacttaatCAAAAGGTTCGCTTCAGAGATGGCATTAAGTGGATTCGAATCGATGAATTTGGAAGCTATCTATACAAAGAGTCGTATGATGAATATACTCCATTTCTTAAGGTTTCAATATTTAAGAATAAACCAAAGGTACCCACAGAAAATATTCACTTTTCTAGAATCTTAGAGAAAACTGGAAATATATCAGACAAAAAAATTGCTGATATTGTTACGCAGTTGCCATATATTTCAGAAGAACATCGTGGATATTACGAACGTGTGATTCGTGAATATGAACAAAACAGAAATGCTCCAATACCGCAAAAACGCCAAAGAAAGTAGTAATatctatttaaaacattttttataagttTCAACAATAATCTAAATCTGTTACTGgttttatgaataaataaattatttttttgtagtcAACTCTTTATTTCGGTAAATAATCTATTCCTTTTGGTACTTGGTAATAATAGAAGAAGGTGTTAtgtacatttttgttaaaaaaagagGGGGAAGATGATAGTATTAAAAGACTTAATATATACCAAAAAACTTATTACTTATGTCCTAACACAAAACCCTATAATATAATAGTTCcagtgtttttaataaaaaaatgacagCATCATTCACTAAAAGTGGATTATCTTGAAAATTAGTTTTTGTAACTTAACACCTTCTTCCACTTGGCCCTTCAATTGATTCTTAATCTATTTCGTTAAGAACTTGCAGGACTTTAGTTATTATTCCTTGCTCAGTAGTGACAGGTTCTGGgaacacattatttttaacatGTCTCCAAATATAGTAATCTAATGGTGACAACGGTATCTTGGTGACCAGAGAAACGGATCCTTATTAGCTATCTGTCTATCGCTAAATATTTCATCAAGCAATGTACCGAATTCTCGAATATTGTGAGCCGGTgttccatcttgttgaaaccaagccTCGTTAGCCTTATAATTATGTAAAGCGTGCAGTACTGGTACAATTACTTGCCGTAAATGTTGCAGTAACGCTCTTCGTTTAAATGTTTGACATAAATCATGAGAGCGACTATCTTATTATTTTCAcagcataaaaaacattgaacaAAAAGAATGCCTGAAATTTACTATCCCACGTGAGCTGAGGATTTTCGTCACTCCAGAAGTGACTGTTATGGCGGTTAAACAtaccattttttttgtaaacttcgaTTCGTCacaccaaatatttttttttttttgtaaaatcttgATCTTGGCATTTCATTAAAACCTATTCACAAAATTCTACATGTCTTACATAATCTCCAGGACGTTAATGTTGAGCTAGTGTATACAAATAAAGGATCCAATGATGTTTTTTAAAATTCTGTGAATTATTCAAGTGGATACCTGTAACAATTGCTCACATTACCGTAAGGATGAATTTGGATTAGCTGCAAAATATCCCAGAATATCTTTTTGTAAGTCTTTATTATCGACGTGGGTCCGTTTACTTATAAACTGGGCAAACTGGAAACAGTTGTTCAACAAACGTTTTATAGTTTTTATGATTTGGCCGAGACTTATTAGGATATCTCTTAGCAAAAACACGGCAAGTTATGGATGCTACTCTGTTACACTCAccgaaattataattaaatttataaaatcatCATTGGTATATCCTAAATGAGCCATTATTATTTTGTCAAGAAAATTaggcaaattattattataactgtCACCCAATGGCATACAACAAAGTTACTATTAAACATTAACAATAACAGATATTTTGGACAGAATATTCCATAGGCTACttgataaatacattttttgtgacaaaaatgtataaaagttaatttttttgaaaactgcaagagatatctatagggaatactaatacagatcgatagtgaaaaacatatttttctaaaataatgaacccatatagggtgtcccatttaaaaaaaggaattaggcgaaaatttaggataccggttttatgccaattttgacataagaaaaaggcaactttacgctgtaaacgataatgctgtatctggttaataagttcctaaggaatttaaacttttatttaaattacattAAAGGATATTAAACTGTATACACatgtttaaaaaatgtaattttcatataaaaattattataacttACGGTCCACAATAGGTATAGGTATATTAACAAACAATGTTCAGAAAaacgtgaatatttctaaaattaaaaatatacagggtgtttaattaaaaaaacgaagttaataagcaacttccggtataaccgggagtagcaaataaataaaaatattttcattaaatgtgtcactcttcaaaaccccttcattccaattttcatgattcatttacctttagttctcgagatatttcttATTGGCCGTTGACAAAATATTATTTAGAGTATATCAAATAAAAGTAGAGCATTTAAATGTTTATGAAACATTTTCTCGCTGAGGGTTGAATTTTTAAACAATGCACATAATGAGAAATCAACAAAGAAAAATGTAGAATGTTTAAGTCAGAGTAAAATcagaaaaatttgaagaaaaataatgTCCTTAGTCTAAGCAAGTACTGTTGTGATACTTTTGTGATACtaatttttttctaaacataggttacaaatctaattacaggcatactttactatcagacaaaaagTTTATCAAGCAGGcaaacattttcttttcattaAGTGATAGTAGAAAGAGAATATTAACAGGAAGTGGGATGTTCTTGTCCATCATTCTTTTAATTAGGTTGTTGGTGGGTTGTTTATACTTTTGACATtcaaaaaatatgtggtttaagtcacttttaatctgacattcttgacaaatatcggaatctaatatatttattttaaataaatgtgcagGATAACATGCATGACCAAATCTAAGTCTACTGATGGTAGAGTTATATATTTGCGAGGGAGGATGAAATTCTTATACcaaggtttttttggaatatttggtTGTATCAAACTATATTGTGTTGTTGAAATACTACAGTACTTTTCCCAGTGTGCTTTCCAGTTGTTCATTTGTTCAGTTCTTGAACAAGCAAAAGCATTGATGGAATTTTTAGCTAACTGGTCTACGTGTTCATTATATGTAAGTCCTGAATGTGCTTTGATCCACATCAATTGTATTTTtgggtgtatttattaatttcaaataagcattttttaattaaaaaaatgtatggatTAGAAGTACTACATGGTAGTTGCGGTTTTTGAATAGCTGTAAGTACAGataatgaatcagataaaattactgctgaactatatgatgcaaatttaaaataaattaaagcttcATATATGGCCGCAGCCTCGGcactaaaaataaagaaatttgtgggcagcttaaacattttttctataaatttatctGGAATATAAAAGGCACAACCAGTACTGTTTGAACTTTTAGATGCCTCTGTATAAATACAAACAGATTTTGGCCATTTTGTTAGATAGTTGTTTAAAACAATACGACTTATTAAAGGGTTCTCATGATAAATAGGTTGTATTATATGTACTTGATCCAGTAACTCAAAGAAATCTTTAAAATGTACCACTTTATTTGCAACTGAAAGTTCAGtatctttatttgcagtatttcGAAATGCTTCGCATAAGGGTGGAGAATTCTTGTgagtccaatatttatttgttaagtcGAAATAATATAAACTACTAATATCTTTATATAAACAAGTGTTGTAACAACGAACtttaaggagaaatttttgaCTGAGATATTCTCTTCTAAATTTACTGGGCGGTTCGATTGTCTCAACATAAAGTTGTTCAATAGGGGTGGATCTCATAGCACCCATGCAACACCGCAAAACTGTGTTTATAAAAACATCTATACGACCTAAAATATTGTTACTAGCGCGGATCCGTAAAGTACAGAGCCATAATCTATAATGGACCTGATATAAGAACCATAAAATAGAAGACATATTTCAACATCAGCACCccaccaagtttttgtaattgatttgagAAAGTTTAGtgcttatttaaaaattattggatTTTTAAATGTGTGATTTGTTTTGTTGCTTTGTTTGAGCTGTAAACTTAGTCACCTTTGTTTGTTGCAATATTGTGAGAAAACTATGTATCATATCGTAAAATGCTTTACAGACAAAAGAATTTCAACGCTATAAATTTTAAAACCAGATTTTATGAGTTACAATTATAATAAAAGCTGTTAAACAGAAATAGATTGAACCGTAGCAGGACGGACGCTTGGCAGTTATGAAATATCACATCTATTTTGTATAGAAAATATTCTTAGAAGCATTGTTTAGTAAACACCACTCACCGGTCTTGTAACGTAAATTGCTCTTTCCCGATAAATATCGGTGAAATAATTACTTACATCTATATACAACAAAGACTATAACTTTTATAACATTTGCGACGAAAATAATTGCTTTTAGATTGCTATCtatcacgcgctatctcagagttttacTACATACATGCTCTATCggcaaaaaacattttttcatcTGCGTGCGAGCGAAGACTATAATTCATTCAttcagaatattatttttttcctctAATATAgaagtaaattttattgactacTTAAATTGGGTATGACAAATTAGACATCTACAGTCTACGTATTTACATTTAAAGATAGTTAATCATATGCATTTTGtgaaataaattgtaaagactgtaaCTTGACATATATTGGACAGACTTATCAGTATTTACATAGACGAATTATTGCACACAAAAACAATGTCtgaagtaataataataaaaacactgCAGCCTCAGCAAAACATTCTTTAGGAAATAATCATTCTTTTGACATTCAAAAGAAAATAACCACAAGAAAAACGGTAATTAGACAATTGCATCCAGTACTGTGCAACGAAAGTATATCCAAAAATATAAAGAGACGCATTTTTAGTACATTTGTTGAAAGCACAGTGACTTATAGAGCTGAAGTGTTGATGCTAACGAAAAGGTAAAATGAAAGAATCAAAGTGACGGAGATAATGTATTGGAGAAGGCTTTGTAAGTATACTATAAAAGACTGAATTAGGAATGTCCCAGAAGCGATGCAAAGAAGATAGAAGTGGGAGGATGCATATGTAAATAGAATTAATGGGATTCGGGGTGCGAAAGATGGCCAAGGCTTTAATGAAACCGcgtttatatattatatacagtagactctctctataacgagaactgaaatggcagactaattacctcgttataagccgatctcgttatatcagacaacaataatactgtgcgtacatatgaatatgtagttttctaaaacattaacttcctatagtgaagccattcgagCAATATAATATGCTAATAAATGTCTGAATGGTGTTTTTGGAAAAACATTGTtcacttttattgtcaatgaaatacattaaaacaaaaaagagttgtttacttttattgtcaatgataaaGTTTTGTCCAGTATTATTTTATCTATCacattttctaaagatgtgaaacagttgtatttattgtaaaaaagTTTATTGTGGACGGCAGTTAATTTATTGCggggcagttaaaaagggtatttatttatagccacggccgggccaaaaacgtaaaaaacacgtttttcgatcttattttctctcattataaccaaatttgcctcgctatagagggttatagatcaatagaaatttcacgggacatccctttatacatatacatatacacacacacacacatatatatatatatatatatatatatatatatatatatatatatatatatatatatatatatatacaggaatgagtgccttaagaaccggcaaaataacgcaaaagatagaaaacataataagtTGTGAAtaaaaagtagtagaggtgagaaattatcgatataaaccttataatttactttacattacattagatctatcgaaagtgtcccacctttagacgttagcttatgagctggttgacttcaggcatagtaatacgtatcacgtaatgtgagtaaaaacagtttaagtatgagtatgtttttatccaaaattaaagtattaatcaataataaactgtgatttgagacgtcgcatacactcttctcaatacagaattatcatagcttgttattcggtattcgtcaacacagaattaattataaaattactactaattaaactgtttacttaagctttgctttattgccttcaatcagtttttactttatgcgaaatttaaaaaatgttaatgttcgacgtcatacttgtaatattatgactgaagtcaactagctgaaaagctaacgtctaaaggtgggaaactatcgatagtcctaatgtaatataatgtaaattagaggtttctatcgataatttcccacctctactactttcatctctttttatttcacaacgtattatgttttctatcttttgcgttattttgccggttcttaatgcactcatcactgtatatatatggAATAGGAGAATGCGAGTGAATAAGTGAATAATATCGacggaaggcaaccgtatatacgtatttctgactattggtcgtcttcagtacggtgcagccaagttggAAAAGGAGTATGTTAACTTGGGAAATTGTAGTAATCCTAAAAACTAATATAGTTtaccttattatataaaataaataattgtttatgcattacttcaTTATATACATTTCGAAATAAGAATACTCATAACTTGTTAAATGCTCTGTATAATAATGCAAAGCCCAATgttataagaacaagaattatgagaggaatataattatgaaaaaatatatacagtgtcccatttaaaaaaattatatgtttgcTATACtacgtagttattaatcaccctgtagaattccacataatatccaaaaataagttttttggataaaaAAGAGAAGCTCAAATTGGATTCAAAGCAGGACAGTCCACTGAACTACAAGTACCTACTCAGACTAACAGACTACATAACAGCTGTATTCAATAACAAACAATACACAGGAGCAGCCTTCCTGAACGTCAgcaaagcctttgatagagtgtGGCATAAAACACTGATATACTACGGATACAGCGGGGCCATGACGAGACTCATCTCGTTCTTAAGCAACCGTAGGTTCAGGGTCCAGATAGGACAAGTCTTATCTGAACAAGGAGCCCCAGAAGCCGGAGTGTCTCAGGCGGCAGTCCTGTTACCCCTTCTGTGCACTATTTACACTGCCGATGTTCGAAGAAGAAGATGCAAGCTGCAACTGTGTCCAGATACGTCTCTGAACAATTCATGTTCAGGGATCAAAAACAAATAAGGGAAGAAGAGTTGACAAGCATGTACACTACTGATGTTTACAGTgaagaatttaaatttaaaatagatCAAGCATGAGTTGATGAAAATTTAAAGGAAGCTACATGCAAAGAAAtgttaagttttatttaaaatatatagctAGAGGAAGGCTGCCTTCACATTCGACTGGACTGAAAATTATTCTCACGCTGCCAGTGACAGTGTCATCGGGAGAACGAAGTTTTATCAAactcaaaattatcaaaaattatacGAGAAGTACACTGGAATAGACCAGAATATCTAATCTAAATATAACATAAATTTAACACAAACGAGTATCATTTATTAACTTCACAGTTTTCGACATCACCAGTGCACGAGCAGTTAAAGGATCGAAAACGAAAGCTGACAAATCTCCTAGTCCCGCTCGATTCGTACTATAAAAATAATTTCGTGGTAAAGCTATAAAACGAAGAAATGTGTTATGGGGCTATGTTCAACATATGATTAATTTTTGTGAAATCATTTGTATATTGTAACCACTTACAAATATACAGGTGGCAGTATTGTAAATAATACTAGTCACAGTTCTTACCTCAACTTTCTTCCACAGATAGTAATAAATTCCA
This genomic interval from Diabrotica undecimpunctata isolate CICGRU unplaced genomic scaffold, icDiaUnde3 ctg00002407.1, whole genome shotgun sequence contains the following:
- the LOC140431977 gene encoding meiosis regulator and mRNA stability factor 1-like: MLVHVSSISKNAADEKLRQSLRRFGELHPPPSAVVLISSDINFAADLADLRYRRKIRVILVHNVNIADALILCANEHHLFCQLMKDIPACTTKFFSPGPVYVTVTNLPKHVEHLRIRNRLKVIVENCGGKIFNVKSIDGTATVKYTTLDNATRAQRRIHGEDVFGNKLRVSPAIRNFS